A genomic window from Lotus japonicus ecotype B-129 chromosome 1, LjGifu_v1.2 includes:
- the LOC130728610 gene encoding serine carboxypeptidase-like 25 isoform X1 translates to MMEQRQIFVLHVVMIFLLILLASHGCYSVKAEEKGGGEEGDRILKLPGQPTVSFHQFSGYVTVNQLAGRALFYWLTEAAQNPLTKPLVIWLNGGPGCSSVAYGASEEIGPFRINKTSSGLYINKFSWNTVANLLFLESPAGVGFSYTNRSSDLLDTGDRRTAKDSLEFVIRWLERFPRYKNRELYIAGESYAGHYVPQLAKEIMTYNTKTKHPINLKGIMVGNAVTDNYYDNLGTVTYWWSHAMISDQTYHQLISTCDFRHQKESDECESLYSYAMDQEFGNIDQYNIYAPPCNKSDGSSAATSSRTIRLPHRPHLAFRKYSGYDPCTEKYAEIYYNRPDVQKALHANKTGIPYKWTACSEVLNRNWNDTDVSILPIYRELMAHGIRVWVFSGDVDSVVPVTATRYALAQLKMTTKIPWYPWYVKKQVGGWTEVYEGLTFATVRGAGHEVPLFKPRAALQLFKSFLEGKPLPKS, encoded by the exons atgATGGAGCAAAGACAGATCTTTGTTCTTCATGTGGTGATGATTTTCTTGTTGATCTTGTTAGCAAGTCATGGATGCTATAGTGTTAAAGCTGAGGAaaaaggaggaggagaagaaggtgATAGGATTTTGAAACTCCCTGGTCAGCCAACGGTGTCGTTTCATCAGTTCTCTGGCTATGTCACTGTTAACCAACTTGCTGGTAGAGCTCTCTTTTATTGGCTCACTGAAGCTGCCCAAAATCCTCTCACCAAACCCCTTGTCATTTGGCTCAATGGAG GTCCAGGTTGTTCATCAGTGGCATATGGAGCATCAGAAGAGATTGGCCCATTTAGAATAAACAAAACATCTTCTGGACTCTACATCAACAAGTTCTCATGGAACACGGTGGCCAACCTCTTGTTCTTGGAATCTCCGGCCGGCGTCGGCTTCTCTTACACCAACCGCTCCTCCGACCTCCTCGACACCGGCGACCGCCGCACCG CCAAAGACTCTCTGGAATTTGTAATCAGATGGCTAGAAAGATTCCCACGTTATAAGAACCGGGAGCTTTACATCGCTGGAGAGAGCTATGCAGGCCATTATGTCCCTCAATTAGCAAAGGAAATCATGACCTATAACACCAAAACCAAGCACCCCATCAATCTCAAGGGAATAATG GTTGGGAATGCAGTGACAGACAACTATTATGATAACTTGGGCACGGTGACGTACTGGTGGAGCCATGCTATGATCTCTGATCAAACATACCACCAGCTGATCAGCACTTGTGATTTTCGTCACCAGAAGGAATCAGATGAATGTGAGTCTCTGTATAGCTATGCCATGGATCAAGAGTTTGGAAACATTGATCAGTACAACATCTATGCACCTCCATGTAACAAGTCAGATGGCAGCTCCGCCGCTACTAGTAGCCGCACGATTCGGTTGCCTCACCGTCCCCATCTG GCTTTTAGGAAATATTCTGGTTATGATCCATGTACGGAAAAGTATGCAGAGATTTACTACAACAGGCCAGATGTTCAGAAAGCACTCCATGCCAACAAAACTGGCATTCCTTATAAGTGGACTGCTTGCAG TGAGGTTTTGAACAGAAACTGGAATGACACAGATGTGTCTATTCTTCCAATTTATAGAGAGTTGATGGCTCATGGCATAAGAGTTTGGGTGTTCAG TGGGGATGTAGATTCAGTGGTGCCTGTTACAGCAACAAGATATGCCCTTGCACAGCTTAAAATGACAACTAAAATACCATGGTACCCTTGGTATGTCAAAAAGCAG